In the Sus scrofa isolate TJ Tabasco breed Duroc chromosome 7, Sscrofa11.1, whole genome shotgun sequence genome, one interval contains:
- the ISLR gene encoding immunoglobulin superfamily containing leucine-rich repeat protein isoform X1, protein MSFSAGVRMQELCLLCWVVLVGLVQACPKPCDCGEKYGFQIADCAYRDLEAVPPGFPANVTTLSLSANRLPSLPEGAFREVLLLQSLWLAHNEIRTVAAGALAPLGHLKSLDLSHNLISDFAWSDLHNLSALQLLKMDSNELTFIPRDAFRSLRALRSLQLNHNRLHTLAEGTFEPLTALSHLQINDNPFDCTCSIMWFKTWALTTAVSIPEQDNITCTSPHVLKGTRLNRLLPLPCSAPSVQLTYQPSQDGAELQPGFVLALHCDVDGQPAPQLHWHIQTPRGTVEIASPNVGADGRALPGALAASARPRFQAFANGSLLIPDFGKLEEGTYSCLATNELGSAESSVNVALATPGEGGEDALGRRFHGKAAEGKGCYTVDNEVQPSGPEDNVVIIYLSRTGGPEAAATGEGVSAQQPPGLLLLGQSILLLVLTFF, encoded by the coding sequence ATGTCTTTCTCTGCAGGAGTTAGGATGCAGGAGCTGTGTTTGCTGTGCTGGGTGGTCCTCGTGGGCTTGGTGCAGGCCTGTCCCAAGCCCTGCGACTGCGGGGAAAAGTATGGCTTCCAGATTGCCGACTGTGCCTACCGTGACCTGGAGGCTGTGCCTCCCGGCTTCCCGGCCAATGTGACCACGTTGAGTCTGTCAGCCAACAGGCTGCCCAGCCTGCCAGAGGGGGCCTTCAGGGAGGTGCTCTTGCTGCAGTCACTGTGGCTGGCACACAACGAGATCCGCACAGTGGCCGCTGGTGCCCTGGCCCCTCTGGGCCATCTCAAGAGCCTGGACCTCAGCCACAACCTCATCTCTGACTTTGCCTGGAGTGACCTGCACAACCTCAGCGCCCTCCAGTTGCTCAAGATGGACAGCAACGAGCTGACCTTCATCCCCCGAGACGCCTTCCGCAGCCTTCGTGCCCTGCGCTCCCTGCAGCTCAATCACAACCGCTTGCACACACTAGCAGAGGGCACCTTTGAACCGCTCACCGCGCTGTCCCACCTGCAGATCAACGATAACCCCTtcgactgtacctgcagcattaTGTGGTTCAAGACATGGGCCCTGACCACGGCTGTGTCCATCCCGGAGCAGGATAACATCACCTGCACTTCGCCCCATGTGCTCAAGGGCACACGGCTAAACCGCCTGCTGCCGCTGCCTTGCTCGGCACCTTCAGTGCAGCTCACGTACCAGCCCAGCCAGGATGGAGCCGAGCTACAGCCTGGCTTCGTGCTGGCACTCCACTGTGATGTGGATGGGCAGCCAGCCCCCCAGCTTCACTGGCACATCCAGACCCCCAGGGGCACTGTGGAGATTGCCAGTCCCAATGTGGGTGCCGATGGGCGCGCCCTGCCAGGTGCCCTGGCAGCCAGCGCCCGGCCGCGCTTCCAGGCCTTTGCCAATGGCAGTCTGCTCATCCCCGACTTTGGCAAGCTGGAGGAGGGCACCTACAGCTGCCTGGCCACCAATGAGCTGGGCAGTGCGGAGAGCTCAGTGAACGTGGCACTGGCCACCCCGGGCGAGGGTGGCGAGGATGCGCTAGGGCGCAGGTTCCACGGCAAAGCAGCCGAGGGGAAGGGCTGCTACACGGTTGACAATGAGGTGCAGCCATCAGGTCCAGAGGACAACGTTGTCATCATCTACCTCAGCCGCACTGGGGGCCCTGAGGCTGCAGCAACGGGAGAAGGGGTCTCTGCACAGCAGCCCCCAGGCCTACTCCTGCTGGGCCAGAGCATCCTCCTTCTTGTACTCACTTTTTTCTAG
- the ISLR gene encoding immunoglobulin superfamily containing leucine-rich repeat protein isoform X3, with protein MQELCLLCWVVLVGLVQACPKPCDCGEKYGFQIADCAYRDLEAVPPGFPANVTTLSLSANRLPSLPEGAFREVLLLQSLWLAHNEIRTVAAGALAPLGHLKSLDLSHNLISDFAWSDLHNLSALQLLKMDSNELTFIPRDAFRSLRALRSLQLNHNRLHTLAEGTFEPLTALSHLQINDNPFDCTCSIMWFKTWALTTAVSIPEQDNITCTSPHVLKGTRLNRLLPLPCSAPSVQLTYQPSQDGAELQPGFVLALHCDVDGQPAPQLHWHIQTPRGTVEIASPNVGADGRALPGALAASARPRFQAFANGSLLIPDFGKLEEGTYSCLATNELGSAESSVNVALATPGEGGEDALGRRFHGKAAEGKGCYTVDNEVQPSGPEDNVVIIYLSRTGGPEAAATGEGVSAQQPPGLLLLGQSILLLVLTFF; from the coding sequence ATGCAGGAGCTGTGTTTGCTGTGCTGGGTGGTCCTCGTGGGCTTGGTGCAGGCCTGTCCCAAGCCCTGCGACTGCGGGGAAAAGTATGGCTTCCAGATTGCCGACTGTGCCTACCGTGACCTGGAGGCTGTGCCTCCCGGCTTCCCGGCCAATGTGACCACGTTGAGTCTGTCAGCCAACAGGCTGCCCAGCCTGCCAGAGGGGGCCTTCAGGGAGGTGCTCTTGCTGCAGTCACTGTGGCTGGCACACAACGAGATCCGCACAGTGGCCGCTGGTGCCCTGGCCCCTCTGGGCCATCTCAAGAGCCTGGACCTCAGCCACAACCTCATCTCTGACTTTGCCTGGAGTGACCTGCACAACCTCAGCGCCCTCCAGTTGCTCAAGATGGACAGCAACGAGCTGACCTTCATCCCCCGAGACGCCTTCCGCAGCCTTCGTGCCCTGCGCTCCCTGCAGCTCAATCACAACCGCTTGCACACACTAGCAGAGGGCACCTTTGAACCGCTCACCGCGCTGTCCCACCTGCAGATCAACGATAACCCCTtcgactgtacctgcagcattaTGTGGTTCAAGACATGGGCCCTGACCACGGCTGTGTCCATCCCGGAGCAGGATAACATCACCTGCACTTCGCCCCATGTGCTCAAGGGCACACGGCTAAACCGCCTGCTGCCGCTGCCTTGCTCGGCACCTTCAGTGCAGCTCACGTACCAGCCCAGCCAGGATGGAGCCGAGCTACAGCCTGGCTTCGTGCTGGCACTCCACTGTGATGTGGATGGGCAGCCAGCCCCCCAGCTTCACTGGCACATCCAGACCCCCAGGGGCACTGTGGAGATTGCCAGTCCCAATGTGGGTGCCGATGGGCGCGCCCTGCCAGGTGCCCTGGCAGCCAGCGCCCGGCCGCGCTTCCAGGCCTTTGCCAATGGCAGTCTGCTCATCCCCGACTTTGGCAAGCTGGAGGAGGGCACCTACAGCTGCCTGGCCACCAATGAGCTGGGCAGTGCGGAGAGCTCAGTGAACGTGGCACTGGCCACCCCGGGCGAGGGTGGCGAGGATGCGCTAGGGCGCAGGTTCCACGGCAAAGCAGCCGAGGGGAAGGGCTGCTACACGGTTGACAATGAGGTGCAGCCATCAGGTCCAGAGGACAACGTTGTCATCATCTACCTCAGCCGCACTGGGGGCCCTGAGGCTGCAGCAACGGGAGAAGGGGTCTCTGCACAGCAGCCCCCAGGCCTACTCCTGCTGGGCCAGAGCATCCTCCTTCTTGTACTCACTTTTTTCTAG
- the STRA6 gene encoding stimulated by retinoic acid gene 6 protein homolog produces the protein MSTQGSGNQTSSGATDDDYGSWYIDEPQGGQELQPEGVVPSCHPSVPPGLYHACLAVLSILVLLLLAMLVRRRQLWPHCGHGRPGLPSPVDFLAGDRPRTVPAAVFMVLFSSLCLLLPTEDPLPFLTLASPLGQDGDTETPRGPWKILALLYYPALYYPLAACATVRHGAAHLLGSVLAWAHLGVQVWQRAECPESPKIYKYYSLLASLPLLLGLGFLSLWYPAQLLRSFSHGAAAGSKGLQNCYSEEYLRTLLCHKKLKSSSHSSKHGFLPRAWTCFRHYTYTPQQGFRLPLKLVLSVTLTGTAIYQVALLLLVGVVPTIQKVRAGITTDVSYLLAGFGIVLSEDRQEVVELVKHHLWALEVCYISALVLSCLLTFLMLIRSLVTHRTNLQALHRGCALDLGPQLQSPRPSRQAIFCWMSFTAYQTAFTCLGLLVQQILFFLGTLALAFLVFMPVLHGRNLLLLRSLKSSWPFWLTLALAVTLQNMAAHWVFLETHHGRPELTNRRALSAATFLLFPINMLVGAMVAAWRVLLSALYNAVHLGQMDLSLLPHRAATLDPGYRTYCNFLKMEVSQSHPALTAFCALLLRTQRPQPRTAPQHGLGPEEEEEGMQLLQTKDPMAKRTGPRARRGRARWGLAYTLLHNPALQAFRKTALSGARANGAQP, from the exons ATGTCGACCCAGGGCTCAGGGAACCAGACCTCCTCCGGAGCCACAGACGACGACTATGGCAGCTGGTACATCGATGAGCCCCAGGGCGGCCAGGAGCTCCAGCCGGAGGG GGTGGTACCCTCCTGTCACCCCAGTGTGCCACCCGGCCTCTACCACGCCTGCCTAGCCGTGTTGTCG ATCCTCgtgttgctgctgctggccaTGCTGGTGAGGCGCCGCCAGCTCTGGCCCCACTGTGGGCACGGCAGGCCCGGGCTGCCCAG CCCTGTGGATTTCTTGGCTGGGGACAGGCCCCGGACCGTGCCTGCTGCTGTCTTCATGGTCCTCTTCAGCTCCCTGTGTTTGCTGCTCCCCACTGAGGACCCACTGCCCTTCCTGACCCTCGCCTCACCACTTGGCCAAG atggggacactgagactCCAAGAG GGCCCTGGAAGATTCTGGCCCTGCTCTATTACCCTGCCCTCTACTATCCCCTGGCTGCGTGTGCCACAGTCAGGCATGGAGCCGCCCACCTGCTTGGCAGCGTGCTGGCCTGGGCTCATCTGGGGGTCCAGGTCTGGCAGAGGGCAGAGTGCCCCGAATCGCCCAAG ATCTACAAGTACTACTCCCTGttggcctccctgcctctccttctgGGCCTTGGGTTCCTGAGCCTTTGGTACCCGGCACAGCTGTTGAGAAGCTTCAGTCACGGGGCAGCAGCGGGCTCTAAG GGGCTGCAGAACTGCTACTCTGAAGAATATCTGAGGACCCTCCTTTGCCACAAGAAGCTGAAAAGCAG CTCCCACTCCTCCAAGCACGGCTTCCTGCCCCGGGCCTGGACCTGCTTCAGACACTACACCTACACACCACAGCAAG GATTTCGACTCCCCCTGAAGCTGGTGCTTTCAGTCACCCTGACAGGGACGGCCATCTACCAG GTGGCTTTGCTGCTGCTGGTGGGCGTGGTACCCACCATCCAGAAGGTGAGGGCGGGGATCACCACAGACGTCTCCTACCTGCTGGCTGGCTTTGGGATCGTGCTCTCAGAGGACAGGCAGGAGGTGGTGGAGCTGGTGAAGCACCACCTGTGGGCTCTTGAAG TTTGCTACATCTCAGCCTTGGTCCTGTCTTGCTTACTCACCTTCCTCATGCTGATCCGCTCGCTGGTGACACACAG GACCAACCTGCAAGCTCTGCACCGAGGCTGCGCCCTGGATCTGGGCCCCCAGCTCCAAAGCCCCCGTCCCTCTCGTCAGGCCATATTCTGTTGGATGAGCTTCACCGCCTACCAGACTGCTTTCACCTGCCTTG GGCTCCTGGTGCAGCAGATCCTCTTCTTCTTGGGGACCTTGGCCCTCGCCTTCCTGGTGTTCATGCCCGTGCTCCATGGCAGGAACCTTCTGCTCCTCCGATCCTTGAAGTCTTCGTG gcccTTCTGGTTGACCTTGGCCCTGGCTGTGACCCTACAGAACATGGCAGCCCACTGGGTCTTCCTGGAGACTCACCATGGACGCCCAGAGCTGACCAACCG gCGAGCCCTGTCCGCAGccaccttccttctcttccccatcaACATGCTCGTGGGCGCCATGGTGGCTGCCTGGCGAGTGCTCCTCTCTGCCCTTTACAACGCCGTGCACCTTGGCCAGATGGACCTCAGCCTGCTGCCACATAGAGCTGCCACTCTCGACCCTG gctACCGTACCTACTGCAACTTCTTGAAGATGGAGGTCAGCCAGTCGCATCCAGCCTTGACAGCCTTCTGTGCCCTGCTCCTGCGAACTCAGAGGCCCCAGCCCCGCACAGCCCCCCAGCACGGCCTTGgaccagaggaggaagaggaag GGATGCAGTTGCTTCAGACCAAGGACCCGATGGCCAAGAGAACAGGGCCCAGGGCCCGTCGAGGCAGGGCCCGCTGGGGTCTGGCGTACACTCTGCTGCACAACCCGGCCCTGCAGGCCTTCCGGAAGACAGCCCTATCAGGTGCCCGGGCCAATGGCGCCCAGCCCTGA
- the ISLR gene encoding immunoglobulin superfamily containing leucine-rich repeat protein isoform X2 has translation MTSGVRMQELCLLCWVVLVGLVQACPKPCDCGEKYGFQIADCAYRDLEAVPPGFPANVTTLSLSANRLPSLPEGAFREVLLLQSLWLAHNEIRTVAAGALAPLGHLKSLDLSHNLISDFAWSDLHNLSALQLLKMDSNELTFIPRDAFRSLRALRSLQLNHNRLHTLAEGTFEPLTALSHLQINDNPFDCTCSIMWFKTWALTTAVSIPEQDNITCTSPHVLKGTRLNRLLPLPCSAPSVQLTYQPSQDGAELQPGFVLALHCDVDGQPAPQLHWHIQTPRGTVEIASPNVGADGRALPGALAASARPRFQAFANGSLLIPDFGKLEEGTYSCLATNELGSAESSVNVALATPGEGGEDALGRRFHGKAAEGKGCYTVDNEVQPSGPEDNVVIIYLSRTGGPEAAATGEGVSAQQPPGLLLLGQSILLLVLTFF, from the exons ATGACCTCGG GAGTTAGGATGCAGGAGCTGTGTTTGCTGTGCTGGGTGGTCCTCGTGGGCTTGGTGCAGGCCTGTCCCAAGCCCTGCGACTGCGGGGAAAAGTATGGCTTCCAGATTGCCGACTGTGCCTACCGTGACCTGGAGGCTGTGCCTCCCGGCTTCCCGGCCAATGTGACCACGTTGAGTCTGTCAGCCAACAGGCTGCCCAGCCTGCCAGAGGGGGCCTTCAGGGAGGTGCTCTTGCTGCAGTCACTGTGGCTGGCACACAACGAGATCCGCACAGTGGCCGCTGGTGCCCTGGCCCCTCTGGGCCATCTCAAGAGCCTGGACCTCAGCCACAACCTCATCTCTGACTTTGCCTGGAGTGACCTGCACAACCTCAGCGCCCTCCAGTTGCTCAAGATGGACAGCAACGAGCTGACCTTCATCCCCCGAGACGCCTTCCGCAGCCTTCGTGCCCTGCGCTCCCTGCAGCTCAATCACAACCGCTTGCACACACTAGCAGAGGGCACCTTTGAACCGCTCACCGCGCTGTCCCACCTGCAGATCAACGATAACCCCTtcgactgtacctgcagcattaTGTGGTTCAAGACATGGGCCCTGACCACGGCTGTGTCCATCCCGGAGCAGGATAACATCACCTGCACTTCGCCCCATGTGCTCAAGGGCACACGGCTAAACCGCCTGCTGCCGCTGCCTTGCTCGGCACCTTCAGTGCAGCTCACGTACCAGCCCAGCCAGGATGGAGCCGAGCTACAGCCTGGCTTCGTGCTGGCACTCCACTGTGATGTGGATGGGCAGCCAGCCCCCCAGCTTCACTGGCACATCCAGACCCCCAGGGGCACTGTGGAGATTGCCAGTCCCAATGTGGGTGCCGATGGGCGCGCCCTGCCAGGTGCCCTGGCAGCCAGCGCCCGGCCGCGCTTCCAGGCCTTTGCCAATGGCAGTCTGCTCATCCCCGACTTTGGCAAGCTGGAGGAGGGCACCTACAGCTGCCTGGCCACCAATGAGCTGGGCAGTGCGGAGAGCTCAGTGAACGTGGCACTGGCCACCCCGGGCGAGGGTGGCGAGGATGCGCTAGGGCGCAGGTTCCACGGCAAAGCAGCCGAGGGGAAGGGCTGCTACACGGTTGACAATGAGGTGCAGCCATCAGGTCCAGAGGACAACGTTGTCATCATCTACCTCAGCCGCACTGGGGGCCCTGAGGCTGCAGCAACGGGAGAAGGGGTCTCTGCACAGCAGCCCCCAGGCCTACTCCTGCTGGGCCAGAGCATCCTCCTTCTTGTACTCACTTTTTTCTAG